In one Gossypium hirsutum isolate 1008001.06 chromosome D09, Gossypium_hirsutum_v2.1, whole genome shotgun sequence genomic region, the following are encoded:
- the LOC107891075 gene encoding CASP-like protein 5B2: MKVFIGSPGTVSGLMLRIYQCAFAAASIAVMVSASDFSSYTAFCYLIASMGLQLLWSFGLACLDVYALRRKRDLQNPVLVSLFVVGDWVTAMLSLAAACSSAGVIVLYARDLDFCRVQTRLPCNQFEISIILAFITWVLVAMSSHVMFWILASF, from the exons ATGAAGGTGTTTATAGGAAGTCCAGGAACGGTGAGTGGGTTAATGCTAAGGATATATCAATGTGCATTTGCTGCTGCTTCCATTGCAGTCATGGTCTCTGCCTCTGATTTCTCTTCCTACACCGCTTTCTG CTATTTGATTGCATCTATGGGGCTTCAACTACTATGGAGCTTTGGTCTTGCATGTCTCGATGTTTATGCTTTGAGGAGAAAGAGAGATCTTCAGAATCCAGTTCTAGTGAGCCTATTTGTTGTAGGTGATTGG GTTACAGCTATGTTATCACTGGCAGCTGCATGTTCGTCGGCAGGGGTTATAGTCCTGTATGCTAGAGACTTGGACTTCTGCAGGGTTCAAACTCGTCTCCCATGCAATCAATTTGAAATATCGATAATTTTGGCGTTCATCACATGGGTTTTGGTCGCAATGTCATCTCATGTCATGTTCTGGATCTTAGCCTCTTTCTAA
- the LOC107891076 gene encoding wall-associated receptor kinase-like 20 produces MEKYVFSMLIFMIVLLSVAGCTTALVRCGNCGRIPVPYPLSTGPNCGDQAYKIRCTAGALWFDALKGSYTIISINPMTQRMVLQPPSLLGNSCISSDISTQGIQLDDNLPFNITSSNTILLLNCTDAMFHLQAPINCTSTSICHYYIKDNAAACMRSPICCVFKTGGSQTAYVVRIHDRGCLAYQSFVNFDTANPPKKWPQPGLEIEWALPLEPACKAPMDCKNLFHSKCLADRANVGTTRCLCNKGFTWDPVNGLCRSTKCRPGKRCKKQKKQIVLTGGITAVLGGLSLGIMIGIIVYKQHRRIKKETQKNMIKEREEMLNARNNGKSARVFTGKEIKKATNNFSVSNLVGSGGFGEVFRGILDDGTVTAIKRAKVGNTKGTDQVLNEVRILCQVNHRCLVRLLGCCVELELPLMVYEFIPNGTLFDHLHCHISGKYAPLTWRHRLRIAHQTAEGLAYLHSAAVPPIYHRDVKSSNILLDEKLDAKISDFGLSRLVERTEGGDSHIYTSAQGTVGYLDPEYYRSFQLTDKSDVYSFGVVLLELLTSKKAIDFNREDENVSLVVYMKNIMNEEKLMDVVDPVIKEGAKKLELETIKALGLLAASCLDDKRQHRPSMKEVADEIEYIISLVAGEVSEK; encoded by the exons ATGGAGAAATATGTATTCTCAATGTTGATCTTTATGATAGTACTGCTTTCAGTTGCAGGGTGTACAACTGCCTTAGTGCGTTGTGGTAATTGTGGCCGCATTCCAGTACCTTACCCTCTCAGCACGGGACCTAATTGTGGAGATCAAGCCTACAAGATTCGGTGCACTGCAGGGGCACTATGGTTTGATGCTCTAAAGGGATCCTACACGATCATATCCATCAACCCCATGACTCAGCGGATGGTTCTCCAGCCCCCAAGTCTTTTGGGTAATAGTTGCATTTCGAGTGATATCAGCACACAAGGAATCCAGCTTGATGATAATCTCCCTTTCAACATCACTAGCAGTAACACCATTTTGTTGCTGAACTGTACCGACGCAATGTTTCACTTGCAAGCACCCATAAATTGTACATCAACAAGCATATGTCATTACTATATAAAGGATAATGCAGCGGCATGCATGAGGAGTCCTATCTGTTGTGTGTTCAAGACTGGCGGTTCACAAACCGCATATGTGGTGAGAATTCATGATAGAGGTTGTCTAGCCTATCAGAGCTTCGTGAATTTTGACACTGCAAATCCTCCAAAGAAATGGCCTCAACCTGGTTTAGAGATCGAGTGGGCATTGCCACTAGAACCGGCTTGCAAGGCACCTATGGATTGCAAGAACTTGTTTCATTCCAAGTGCTTAGCCGATCGAGCAAATGTTGGAACAACCAGGTGCTTGTGCAACAAAGGATTTACCTGGGATCCTGTCAACGGATTATGTCGAA GTACGAAATGCCGACCAGGGAAACGCTGCAAAAAACAAAAGAAGCAGATAGTGCTCACTGGTG gtATAACGGCTGTACTGGGAGGACTTTCGCTTGGTATAATGATCGGAATTATAGTTTACAAGCAACACCGGCGCATAAAGAAAGAAACGCAGAAGAATATGATCAAGGAAAGGGAAGAGATGTTAAATGCCAGAAACAATGGCAAATCAGCCAGGGTTTTCACTggcaaagaaataaagaaagccACCAATAACTTCTCTGTGTCGAACCTTGTAGGATCTGGAGGTTTTGGTGAGGTCTTCAGGGGCATTCTTGATGACGGAACTGTAACAGCAATCAAACGTGCAAAGGTTGGGAACACCAAAGGAACTGATCAAGTCCTCAATGAGGTCCGAATACTTTGCCAGGTGAACCATAGGTGCCTGGTAAGACTCCTAGGCTGTTGTGTTGAGCTTGAACTGCCTCTCATGGTTTACGAGTTCATCCCCAATGGGACCTTGTTTGATCACCTCCATTGTCATATTTCCGGCAAATATGCTCCCCTCACATGGCGACATCGGCTTCGCATTGCTCACCAGACTGCAGAAGGCCTTGCTTATCTCCACTCAGCAGCAGTTCCACCCATTTACCATCGTGATGTGAAATCAAGCAACATTTTACTTGATGAAAAGCTTGATGCTAAAATTTCCGATTTCGGTTTGTCCCGGCTGGTTGAAAGAACAGAAGGCGGTGATAGTCACATTTATACCTCGGCTCAAGGAACTGTCGGATATCTTGACCCAGAATATTACCGTAGTTTTCAGCTTACTGATAAAAGTGATGTTTATAGCTTCGGGGTTGTTCTTCTTGAGCTCTTGACTTCAAAGAAGGCCATAGATTTTAACAGGGAAGATGAGAACGTGAGTTTGGTGGTTTACATGAAAAATATAATGAATGAAGAGAAACTGATGGATGTTGTAGATCCAGTGATCAAAGAAGGAGCTAAAAAGTTAGAACTTGAAACCATTAAAGCATTGGGGCTATTAGCAGCATCATGTTTGGATGACAAGAGACAACACCGACCTTCCATGAAGGAAGTCGCCGATGAGATTGAATACATTATCAGCCTTGTTGCTGGTGAGGTTTCAGAGAAGTAA